A single window of Drosophila suzukii chromosome 3, CBGP_Dsuzu_IsoJpt1.0, whole genome shotgun sequence DNA harbors:
- the LOC118879545 gene encoding uncharacterized protein isoform X2 produces MPGSSECGPQCPSVGNSVEDFVFGGGVFAAVVPMLRHFHVLLMGRTREWYWDHVRHCRVDRWSQLRTSVMDGFEVAKPSTSGCKNNCSGSNIL; encoded by the coding sequence ATGCCAGGATCCTCGGAATGCGGTCCCCAATGTCCATCGGTGGGCAACTCGGTGGAGGACTTCGTGTTCGGTGGTGGAGTGTTTGCAGCGGTAGTACCAATGCTCAGGCATTTTCACGTACTGCTCATGGGACGAACTCGCGAGTGGTATTGGGACCACGTTCGTCACTGCAGGGTGGATCGGTGGTCCCAGTTGCGTACTTCGGTGATGGACGGGTTCGAGGTAGCCAAACCGAGCACGAGTGGCTGCAAGAACAACTGCAGCGGGAGCAACATCCTGTAA
- the LOC118879545 gene encoding uncharacterized protein isoform X1, whose amino-acid sequence MPPPKSNPHRKYFCFDILSNTSTCLIKKDDVNCGPQIKGNHGTNLAKHIKRSHNTLIIETEEQRSSNQTITKKNSVPPKTIQDFINPIVRVSITREDIQNACALLCTVDGRPFSLMNDIGFKRILNPLIEGLGCENFTNPQNVSDDVVAKSKKVVEKIKEETKGKMIALKIDGLTHLNRSFIGVNIQFITDGHLVLRTLATEEMFACHTAANLKDTILFVLNQFDNGRNMVKFVELLSNENIPEELYDDSSYENETDVDNDLSFMNDVNFENKCISVRCVAHTLLSAVLTDKNCSKTIGFARNLVKKLKEKNLRKPPIDCPTLWSSSYKMLAYLVEDAVYHFCSTYAVANSDLYLDQKVWDSICEIESLLEPAEVATTKLQSQNLVFGDFYHI is encoded by the exons ATGCCTCCACCAAAATCGAATCCTCACCGAAAGTATTTCTGCTTTGACATTTTATCAAACACGAGCACGTGCCTAATCAAAAAAGATGATGTGAATTGTGGGCCTCAAATTAAA GGTAATCATGGAACTAATTTGGCGAAGCACATAAAGCGATCTCATAACACATTGATAATTGAAACTGAGGAGCAAAGGAGTAGCAACCAAACAATTACTAAGAAAAATAGTGTGCCTCCTAAAACGATTCAGGATTTCATAAATCCAATTGTCCGTGTGTCCATTACAAGGGAGGATATACAAAATGCATGTGCTTTGTTGTGCACAGTTGATGGAAGACCATTTTCTTTAATGAACGACATCGGATTTAAGCGGATTCTGAATCCGTTAATTGAAGGATTAGGATGTGAAAACTTTACTAATCCTCAAAACGTCAGTGATGATGTTGTAGCCAAATCAAAGAAGGTCgtcgaaaaaataaaagaagaaacTAAAGGAAAAATGATCGCACTTAAAATCGACGGCTTGACTCATCTGAATCGATCGTTTATTG GAGTAAACATACAATTTATTACTGATGGACATCTTGTCCTGCGCACATTGGCAACTGAAGAAATGTTTGCCTGCCATACTGCTGCAAATTTAAAAGACACCAtcctttttgttttaaatcaATTCGATAATGGACGGAATATGGTCAAGTTTGTGGAACTTCTAAGTAACGAAAACATTCCGGAGGAGTTATACGACGACTCTTCATACGAGAATGAAACCGATGTCGACAACGACTTGTCTTTTATGAATGAcgttaattttgaaaataagtgcataa gTGTTCGTTGTGTTGCACATACTCTTCTGTCGGCGGTACTTACAGACAAAAATTGTTCGAAAACAATTGGTTTTGCCAGgaacttggtcaaaaaattGAAGGAGAAAAATCTAAGAAAACCGCCCATTGATTGTCCTACGCTTTGGAGCTCGTCCTACAAAATGTTAGCGTATTTGGTAGAAGATGCAGTATACCATTTTTGCTCAACTTATGCAGTGGCTAATTCCGATTTATATCTGGATCAAAAAGTTTGGGATTCAATTTGCGAAATTGAAAGCCTATTAGAGCCAGCTGAGGTTGCCACAACAAAACTTCAAAGCCAAAATTTGGTTTTCGGAGACTTTTACCACATTTGA